In Ancylomarina subtilis, the genomic stretch AGCTGATAGCCAGTTCAAAAAGAAAAATTATAATGAGGCTTTGACCTCTTATACTCAAGCTCTAGAATTGAATGTTGAGGAGGTTTATCCTCAAGAACAGATACAAAAAATTAATGAGGCAATTGTTCGTGAACAAGAATTGGCTGCAAGTAGGTTGAAGCAAAAAGAACTCGATCAAAAATATGAGCAATTAGTTGGTTTAGGCGATACACAATTGAAGGATGGTGAGTATGTATTAGCAAAGGCTAATTATACCGAGGCTATAGCTTTAAAGCCTAATGAGACTCATCCTAAGGCGCAGCTGACAAAGATTGAAAGTCTGATGGCACAGCAGGCAAAAATTCTAGCGCAGAAAGAAGCTCGGGAAAAAAAATATGCTGACTTGATTGCTTTAGCTGATTCCCAAATGAATTCCGGCGAATTTGACAAGGCTCTAGGTAATTATGAGCAGGCTTTAGGTTTAAAACCCAAAGCGGAGTATTTAAAAGAGCAGGTAAAAAGAGCCAAACAAGGCCAAGTTGATAAAAAACGTAAAGAGGAAGAGAAAGTAAAACAAGAGCTTGAAAAGAAATTATTAGATCAGAAATATGAGGATTTGATTGCCAAAGGGGATAATAATTTGGCGGCAAAAAAATATTTTGATTCACGTGATAATTTTAGAAAAGCTTTGGAGATAAAACCTGATGAGAAATATCCTAAAGATCAGCTTAATAAGATTGAAGATTTAATGGCTAAGGAGCTTAAGCAGGCGACAGCAATGAAAGAGTTCGATGCGAAGTATGAAAGTTTAATAACAACCGGCGATTCTCAATTGAAAGCCAATGAATATGCATCGGCTCAGAAGAGTTACACAAGCGCTTCTGTAATGAAACCTGAGGAGTCGTATCCAAAATTACAATTGCAAAAATTAAAAGATTTAATTGCGGAAGCCAACCGAATTAAGGCTGATGAGAAAATGCTTAATGAGAAATATGGTGAATTTATTAATCAGGCTGATCAGGAGTTTAAAGCTAAGGATTACAAAAAAGCAATTTTAGATTACCAGTCAGCTTTGAATTTAAAACCTGATGAGAATTACCCTAAAGAACAAATTACAAATGCTGAGTTAGCTTTGGAAGAATTGGCCCGTTTGGCTGATAAAAAACGCGAAGGAGAAAATGCATTGAAATTACTTGAAGAGAATTATTCAAGGGTAATTTTATTGGCTGATGCCGCATTGAATACTGAAGACTTTAAGCGAGCGAGTACGCATTACAATCAAGCATTGGAATATAAAAAAGGAGATCAATATGCTACAGCTCAACTTTTGAAAATAAAGACGCTTATTGCTAAAAAAGAAAGTCAAGCTAAAGCTGAAGAATTATTATCGAAGAAGAAAGCTATTTTGGAGAAGAAATTCCGCTCCTTCATCAGTGAAGGGGATAAACTCTTTGGAAACGAAAAGTATTCAGATGCATTAGTAAAGTATAACGCTGCGATTCAAATTTATAGAAATGATGAATATGCCTTGAAACAAATTGCTCTTGTTAGTGAAAAGTTAGCTAAAGAGAAAATTGCAGCAAAGGAACAATTGGAGCTTTCAAAACAATACGAGACGATTATAAGCAAAGCTGATAAATTATTTGCCGAAAAGGAATTGAAATCTGCGAAAGAGGAATATTTATTGGCACTTAAGTTGAAATCAAGAGAAGTTTATCCAAAAAATCAGATTACAATAATTGATGCATCGATAGCAAAGCAAGCTAAATTGAATCGTAAGAATAATCAAATTGAAAAAGAATTTGAAGAGACGCTTGCAACTGCTGATTCTTACTTTAAAAAGAAATCATACAGTTTAGCCAGACATCATTATAAAGAGGCTCAGAAAATTAAGCCTGATAATGCTTATGTCAGATCGCAACTTAAAGAGATTGAGACGATTTTAGAAGCCAATGCGAAATTAGAAGAAAACAAATTGTTGGTTGAAAACTCAAAAGCATTTGACGAACACTTGTTGAAGATAAAAGAGCAGGATTATAAAGCTTTGGTTGATAAGGGGGATAAAGCGATAAAGGGAAAATACTTGGGGAAAGCTAAGGCTTATTATAAAAAGGCTCTGGATATTTTTGAACGTGATTATCCGAGAGAGAAGCTTGTTGAGATTGAAAAATTGAAATCGACTTTTAAATCAGAAAAAGAGCGAGAAGAATATGAGCGATTGGTGAAATCTGCTGAAGATGAATTTTCTAAAAAGAATTTTTCTGTTTCTCGTCACTATTACAATAAGGCGATGCCTATAGCAACGGATAAAAGTCTTATCGATGAAAAACTGGAAGAAATTGAACAAGCGATAGTTGCACAAAAGCAAGAAGCAATTGATGAAGAATTCAACTCACTAGCTAAAAAAGGCAATGCCGCTTTTAAAGATGGCAACTTATCAATTGCTCGATTCTATTATCAAAAGGCTTTAAAAATTAAGCCTAATGATAAAGAATTAAAAGAGAATTTGGAGACTATTAAAAAGACATTGAAGTAAAATAAAACATATGGCACTAAATTACATCTGGGTTTTCTTTTTTCTTTTAGCCTTTGTTGTGGCATTAATCAAGTTGATCTTTTTTGGAGATATGGAAGTGTTTCCAGCCATGATTAATTCAACTTTCGATATGGCGAAAACGGGCTTTGATATTTCTTTGGGATTAACCGGGGTTTTAACGCTTTGGTTAGGTATTATGAAGATTGGAGAAAAAGGAGGTATTATTAAGATCTTTTCCCGATTGATAGGTCCTTTTTTCAATCGCTTGTTTCCTGACTTGCCTAAAGATCACCCTGCACATGGTTCTATCATGATGAATCTGGCTGCAAATATGTTAGGTTTAGACAATGCTGCGACGCCAATGGGTTTAAAAGCCATGACTCAGATGCAAGATGCGAACCCGGTTAAAGACCGGGCTTCAAATGCTCAGATCATGTTTCTTGTTTTGAACACTTCAGGTCTGACTATTATTCCTATTTCAATTATGGTTTATCGTTCTCAGCTTGGTGCCGTAAACCCCTCAGATATTTTTATCCCAATATTGCTGGCAACCTATTTTTCGACCATTACCGGATTAATAGCCGTATCGGTTATGCAGAAAATAAAACTGTGGGATAAGGTGATCTTGCTCTACTTGGGTGGTATGACAGCTTTTATTGTTGCAGTCATTTTCTACTTCTCGAGTATTGAAAAGGAACAGATCGCATTAATTTCAAGACTGGTGAGTAATGTTTTTCTTTTTTCGGTGATTGTTGCATTTATTTTGCTGGCTTTTATTCGAAAAGTGAATGTTTACGAGAGTTTTATTGAAGGAGCCAAGGATGGTTTTGCCATTGCTGTTAAAATTATTCCTTATCTGATTGCAATTTTGGTTGCAATTGGAGTTTTTAGGGCATCAGGCGCCATGGATATGTTTATTCAGTCAGTTGAAAAGCTTTGTGGTGTATTAGGGATTAATGGTGATTTTATTCCTGCTTTACCTACGGCATTAATGAAACCTTTAAGTGGCTCCGGAGCTCGGGGGATGATGGTTGATGCCATGACACAATACGGCGCGGATAGCTTTATTGGACGGATGACCTCTGTCTTGCAAGGCGCGACTGATACCACTTTTTATATTATTGCGGTTTATTTTGGTGCCGTTGGTATTAAGAATACCCGTTACGCTATTACATGTGGTTTAATTGCTGATTTTGCAGGGATTGTAGCTGCTATTGGCATTGCTTATTTATTCTTTCATTAATCTTTGAAAAAAAGAATACCTTTGCCATTCAAATTCTAATAACCCAATTTACCATTTAGATATGATAAACTTCAAGATTGATACGGAATATATTGAACTGATAAAACTGATAAAAGCCTTAAATATTAGTGAAAGTGGTGCGCAGGCAAAGATCTTTGTAGAAGATGGCCAGGTTATTCGCAATGGTGAAATTGAATATCGTAAACGCGCGAAAATTCGTCCGGGAGATAAGATTGAGATTTTTGATGAAGTCATTATTGTAGAATAATCAGAAATCAGCTCTTATTCGAAATAAAGCACAAAAAGTCCAGTTAGTCTGGACTTTTGTTGTAATTATAAGTAATGTCTTTATTGTTTCAGATTAAGGAGTTGTAGAAAATGTTCATCTTTCCAGCCCTCCTGACTTTTAATCCATTGTTTTTTTGTTCCGGTTATTTCGAAGCCTTTTGCGCCAAATAAATCAATGCTTGCTTGATTATTAGTGGTAATATTGCAATAGAGTTGATGCAACTGTAAGCCTTTAAAACAATAGTTTATCAGAGTCTCAAGTGCTTCACTGGCATAGCCTTTTTGGCGATGAATTTTATCGTGAAGCAGAACACCAATACCAGCTCTGTTATGGAATGGATCAAAGTCGAATAGGTCTATTAAACCAATAGGCTCTTTGTTTTCTTTTAGCTCAATAACCAATCTCAGTTGTTTGCTTTCATAAATGTCAAGATGCGAATTCTCGAGGTATTGTTTTAATACAAATAGTGAAAATGGCTTTTGGCAATGGCTCACTTCCCAGATATCCGAATTATTTTCCCACTTGTAAAGCAGTTTTAAATCCTGAGGCTCTAATGCCCTTAGTCGGATAGATTTATTTTCGAGAATTTGCATAAGATTGATTCGAAAGAATAATATAAGTGCTTAGTTCTTATTATACCATTTTATTGTTCGTGTAAAGGCATCGTAATAGCCTTTTTTGAACGCAATATTCAAAAAGGTTTTTTCATCCTTTTTATTATCAAAGGCTTCATAGGTATATCTTGATAAACCATCTTTACCCTTGTTCAGATTGAGCCTGTCAATTGGTAAATTCTTGAAATAATTGAGCGATTTTGGATGGTTTAATGCCATAATCTGAATGGTATATTTATTCGATTTTTTCGCATTAAAATCAGAGAAAAGAACTTCCTCACCCCAATAAGCCTTACGAACAAATGCATCCCAATAACTCTTTTTCAAAACTTCGCCCAGAGCGAGTTGTGCTTCTGTTTTATTAGGGAAAATCTTATAGGTATATCTGTAAATGTTTTCAGAATCCCTGTATACATGAACGCCGTCCAGGTTTTTAAAATAGGAGACAGGTCGAACCTCTTTTAGCGACATCAATTGAATGGTGTAAGCCGTACTAGTTGAGAAGTTCATTTTAGGGTGAATCAGTTGCCCATTGATAACGGTTCGAATGAACGAATCCCAATACCCAATGCGAATGAGTCGGTTTAATTCCTGAGTGGCAGCATTGAAAGATTTAAATTTCTTATAAGTATATCGACTTAAACCATCGTTCGTTTGAAAAATCTTAACATTATCAAGGTAGCTAAACATTTCAGGATCCATAGGAATCTGAAGAGCTAGAATCTGAATGGTGTAATAGGTTTCGTTTTTAGTCACTGTTTTAGTAGTATCCGGAATTTTTACTATCGGATTTGTAACAGGTTCTTCTTCTTTTACAGTAGTCACCGTTTCTGCTTGTTCAACAGGTTTTTCTTTAGCCGGTAACTTAATGGTAGGCGTTATCTTAAGCGGTTCTTTCAGTTTCGGAACCTCTAAGTCATTCTCTATTTCAGGAGTGAAGGCCGTTTTTTCAAGACTAATTTTGCTTATATTATAATCAATAAGCTCAATATCCTCAGGATAATCTTCTTCTTCTTCAAGACGAAGAGAAAGCGGAAGTAGCGTGATAACACTGTGATTCTCCTTATTTGCATACTCAGCGGGTACATTCATCACCGTGCTCAAAGGTCTATACCCCTTGGCTCGTACTTCTAAGTTGTATTGTTTTCCAGCGTCTATAATGAAAAGAAACTTTCCTGATGCCGTGTTCGGACGATATAATCCAACTGTTTTATTACTATAGCTTAGTTTGATTTTGGCGTGTCCTACAGGCTTTCCTTTTGTGTTGATTAATTTTCCTTTTAGAACGAATAAGCCTGTATTTTCAGTATCTGGTGTTTGAATTCTGAAAATATCAGCTCGACCATAGGAGCCTTTTCGGTACGATGCCATATAAGCTCTTTTCCCATCAGGAGTAGGCGTGAAATAAATATCTTCTTTCGTTGAATTAATAGGGAAACCAATATTTACGGGTTTGTTCCAATGTCCATTTTCAAAAGTTGATTTGAAAATATCGAATCCGCCCATTGTTTTATGTCCTTTTGAACTAAAATAAAGGGTTTTCCCATCGTGGTGAATGAAAGGAGCGTCGTCGTCGTATATTGTGTTAATATTGGGGCCAAGGTTTTGCGCAGGTCCCCATTGACCATTAGGTAATTTTTTTACACTATAAATATCCATTTTCCCATAACCGCCAGGACGATTACTTGAGAAATAGATGGTTCTGCCATCAGCTGATACTGAAATGTGACTTTCTTTACTAGGTGAGTTGATGTCAGAATGTAATTTTTGTGGTCTAGTCCAGTTGGTACCGTTTAGTTTACTTACATAGATATCACCGCCATTGGACTCATTGTTGTTGTAATAGCCTGCTTTATATACGTAAATTTCCTGACCATCAGCTGATATCGAGATTGATGCATCGTGATCTTTTGTATTCAGTATACTGATCCCTTTGGGCTCTGTCCAAACGCCATTCACTTGATGTGAAATATAAATATCTTCAAAAAATTGTCCGTCTTTATCAACTTTACTACCAGTACCATTACGTCTTGAAGTAAAAACCATGGTTGTTTCATCGGCAGTAACACCGGGGCTATGTTCAGCATATTCGGTGTTGATTAAGTTTCCCAGATTTTCAACGGTGATATTAACCGGATGTTCGGTGAGTTGAAGTGCGTTTCTGCAAATTTCAAGTTCATGTTCAATATCAGCGATATATTCCGCATCGTCACGAGGAACCAGGTTTAGCAGATTGTTATAGGTTCGTATCGCTTTGCTGAACTGATAGTTGATGTGATATGACTTCCCCAGATTGTAGTAGTAATCCAGGGGGATATTGTTTTTCGATTTGCTATATCGAATCGCTTTTTCGAGGTATTCTGTTGATTTTTCTTTTTCTGATTCGAGGTTAAAATAGCAGACGCCCAGCATATTGTTGAACTCAGGATTTTTTCGATCGCCTAGTAACAAGTCATATAGAATCGGGGCAGCATCGCCGTAATTCTTGTTGGCAAAATACATTTCTGCCATTTTAGTTTTCTTTCGCTTGCTTGTTTTATCTGAGCTTGAAAGAGAATAGCTTGCGTAACTGTTATTGACACCAATTGCTATAATTATAAAGAACAGAAACGTTCTTAAAAGTTGAGTGGATGTTTTTTTGTGAATTCCAGAATTCAACTTCATCATATTTTTAAATATTATAGACAATTAATTATCATATAAAATGAGAGAATTGTGTTTTTTTATAAATCTCAAAGCTGAGAATCTATTAAGCGAATTTGATGGATATATTGAGGATTATCCCTTTAAAATTCACTGAATAGTTACGAACTGATTTTATTAAAAGAAACACTTCTAGCACTTGTGACAAGCCTCGTGGGCACTGAACAATGCAAGATATAAAAAACTTTGATTTTTTTGCATAAAAAAAACGCAGAAATCAGAATCTGCGTTTTCTTTTGATAAATAATGTATCGTATAATTTCTGAGAATAAAATCTAGAATACCTGGCTTGTGTCAAAATTTTCAAGATTTTCTGCAACTCGTTTTAAGAATAAGCCTCCTAAACCACCATCAACAACTCGATGATCGTATGATAGCGAAAGGACCATAATATGTCTGATACCTATGGTGTCACCCTGAGGCGTTTCAATTACAGCAGGTTTTTTCTTGATTGCACCCACAGCTAGAATAGCAACTTCGGGTTGATTAATAATTGGTGTACCTGTTGTACTGCCAAAAGCACCCAAATTGGTAATTGTAAAAGTACTTCCCTGAATATCATCCGGCTTCAGCTGATTCGTTCTGCCACGATTAGCCAGATCGTTCACCGACTTTGTTAATCCAATTAAATTCTTTTCATTCGCATCCTTAATAACAGGAACAATCAGGTTACCATTGGGAAGGGCAGTGGCCATACCAATGTTGACAAAGTTTTTACGAATAATTTTATCCCCATCAACAGAAACATTAATCAATGGATAGTCTTGAATAGCCTTGCAAACAGCTTCTACAAAAATTGGCGTATAAGTCAATTTTTGGTTATGCTTCTTCACAAAATCATTTTTAATCTTATCTCGCCATTGAACAATTGGAGTCACGTCAACATCGATAAAAGAAGTAACATGTGCTGATACCTGCAGAGAGTTGGTCATGTGTTGAGAAATAAGTTTTCTCATGCGATCCATCTCAATTATTTCAACGTTTTGCCCTGTATAAGAAACGTGTTCGGTTGGAGCAGCAGCTTGAGGTGTAGTTATTTTTTGCTCTGTAACGATTGGCTTAGGTGTTGCAACTTTACGATCTTCGATATATTGCAGGATGTCTTTTTTTGTAATGCGTTTAGCCTCGCCGGAACCAGCTATCGAGCTGAGTTCTTCGTTTGAAATATTTTCAGCTTTAGCAATCGTACGTACAAGAGGTGAAATGAAATTGCCATTTTCGGTTTTGGCTTTCATAGGTTCATTACTGACTTCTGGTTCTTTAGCCAGTGAAATATTTAATACATTTTCTTCGATTGGAGCTGCCTCTTCAGTTGTGGTTGTGGGTGTATCTTCAATGCTTTCGCCCTCAGAAGTAATTATGGCAACTAAATCACCAACCTTAGGTACATCCCCTTCTTCAAATAATATTTTTGCAATAATTCCACTGGCTGGAGCAGGAATCTCTGAGTCAACCTTATCGGTTGCAATTTCCATGATTGAGTCTTCTTCTTCAACAGAATCACCTTCTTTTTTAAGAAGCTTAGTAATTGTCGCTTCAATGATAC encodes the following:
- a CDS encoding nucleoside recognition domain-containing protein, yielding MALNYIWVFFFLLAFVVALIKLIFFGDMEVFPAMINSTFDMAKTGFDISLGLTGVLTLWLGIMKIGEKGGIIKIFSRLIGPFFNRLFPDLPKDHPAHGSIMMNLAANMLGLDNAATPMGLKAMTQMQDANPVKDRASNAQIMFLVLNTSGLTIIPISIMVYRSQLGAVNPSDIFIPILLATYFSTITGLIAVSVMQKIKLWDKVILLYLGGMTAFIVAVIFYFSSIEKEQIALISRLVSNVFLFSVIVAFILLAFIRKVNVYESFIEGAKDGFAIAVKIIPYLIAILVAIGVFRASGAMDMFIQSVEKLCGVLGINGDFIPALPTALMKPLSGSGARGMMVDAMTQYGADSFIGRMTSVLQGATDTTFYIIAVYFGAVGIKNTRYAITCGLIADFAGIVAAIGIAYLFFH
- a CDS encoding dihydrolipoamide acetyltransferase family protein encodes the protein MAKFEIFLPAMGEGIIEATITKLLKKEGDSVEEEDSIMEIATDKVDSEIPAPASGIIAKILFEEGDVPKVGDLVAIITSEGESIEDTPTTTTEEAAPIEENVLNISLAKEPEVSNEPMKAKTENGNFISPLVRTIAKAENISNEELSSIAGSGEAKRITKKDILQYIEDRKVATPKPIVTEQKITTPQAAAPTEHVSYTGQNVEIIEMDRMRKLISQHMTNSLQVSAHVTSFIDVDVTPIVQWRDKIKNDFVKKHNQKLTYTPIFVEAVCKAIQDYPLINVSVDGDKIIRKNFVNIGMATALPNGNLIVPVIKDANEKNLIGLTKSVNDLANRGRTNQLKPDDIQGSTFTITNLGAFGSTTGTPIINQPEVAILAVGAIKKKPAVIETPQGDTIGIRHIMVLSLSYDHRVVDGGLGGLFLKRVAENLENFDTSQVF
- a CDS encoding GNAT family N-acetyltransferase, encoding MQILENKSIRLRALEPQDLKLLYKWENNSDIWEVSHCQKPFSLFVLKQYLENSHLDIYESKQLRLVIELKENKEPIGLIDLFDFDPFHNRAGIGVLLHDKIHRQKGYASEALETLINYCFKGLQLHQLYCNITTNNQASIDLFGAKGFEITGTKKQWIKSQEGWKDEHFLQLLNLKQ
- a CDS encoding PD40 domain-containing protein, which produces MMKLNSGIHKKTSTQLLRTFLFFIIIAIGVNNSYASYSLSSSDKTSKRKKTKMAEMYFANKNYGDAAPILYDLLLGDRKNPEFNNMLGVCYFNLESEKEKSTEYLEKAIRYSKSKNNIPLDYYYNLGKSYHINYQFSKAIRTYNNLLNLVPRDDAEYIADIEHELEICRNALQLTEHPVNITVENLGNLINTEYAEHSPGVTADETTMVFTSRRNGTGSKVDKDGQFFEDIYISHQVNGVWTEPKGISILNTKDHDASISISADGQEIYVYKAGYYNNNESNGGDIYVSKLNGTNWTRPQKLHSDINSPSKESHISVSADGRTIYFSSNRPGGYGKMDIYSVKKLPNGQWGPAQNLGPNINTIYDDDAPFIHHDGKTLYFSSKGHKTMGGFDIFKSTFENGHWNKPVNIGFPINSTKEDIYFTPTPDGKRAYMASYRKGSYGRADIFRIQTPDTENTGLFVLKGKLINTKGKPVGHAKIKLSYSNKTVGLYRPNTASGKFLFIIDAGKQYNLEVRAKGYRPLSTVMNVPAEYANKENHSVITLLPLSLRLEEEEDYPEDIELIDYNISKISLEKTAFTPEIENDLEVPKLKEPLKITPTIKLPAKEKPVEQAETVTTVKEEEPVTNPIVKIPDTTKTVTKNETYYTIQILALQIPMDPEMFSYLDNVKIFQTNDGLSRYTYKKFKSFNAATQELNRLIRIGYWDSFIRTVINGQLIHPKMNFSTSTAYTIQLMSLKEVRPVSYFKNLDGVHVYRDSENIYRYTYKIFPNKTEAQLALGEVLKKSYWDAFVRKAYWGEEVLFSDFNAKKSNKYTIQIMALNHPKSLNYFKNLPIDRLNLNKGKDGLSRYTYEAFDNKKDEKTFLNIAFKKGYYDAFTRTIKWYNKN
- a CDS encoding tetratricopeptide repeat protein gives rise to the protein MRAIILKYKHIGLLIVMFSLFSYSSFAQEKCSVKGNVTINEGDLDNVKVTLYKDSQQVSVKNISKNGKFSYELDFGYDYIFEFSKPEFVTKRVSVSTYVPQEVLERDSHFPPCKFSIELFRFFPGIDLSVFDQPIGMIMYNRETDLIETDLSFQTEIEAKLKRIEKETRLKQEAYLAELARVNKAFNLAIKNADTEFKKKNYTESKSFYTEATELKPKEEYPKIQISKIDDILLKQKGQLETQRLLDEKFKALIDLADQFFTEKNYEQAKVNYESAIAVKSTETYPQEQLDKIKAIELELKLKAEKEAKRLAEEKALNEQYATLIKSADEAFGLKQYETAKSDYTVALKLKADEVYPQNQIQEIDNKLDYLKQLKAANAKLVAEQKALRVEYDKIIKLADSQFKKKNYNEALTSYTQALELNVEEVYPQEQIQKINEAIVREQELAASRLKQKELDQKYEQLVGLGDTQLKDGEYVLAKANYTEAIALKPNETHPKAQLTKIESLMAQQAKILAQKEAREKKYADLIALADSQMNSGEFDKALGNYEQALGLKPKAEYLKEQVKRAKQGQVDKKRKEEEKVKQELEKKLLDQKYEDLIAKGDNNLAAKKYFDSRDNFRKALEIKPDEKYPKDQLNKIEDLMAKELKQATAMKEFDAKYESLITTGDSQLKANEYASAQKSYTSASVMKPEESYPKLQLQKLKDLIAEANRIKADEKMLNEKYGEFINQADQEFKAKDYKKAILDYQSALNLKPDENYPKEQITNAELALEELARLADKKREGENALKLLEENYSRVILLADAALNTEDFKRASTHYNQALEYKKGDQYATAQLLKIKTLIAKKESQAKAEELLSKKKAILEKKFRSFISEGDKLFGNEKYSDALVKYNAAIQIYRNDEYALKQIALVSEKLAKEKIAAKEQLELSKQYETIISKADKLFAEKELKSAKEEYLLALKLKSREVYPKNQITIIDASIAKQAKLNRKNNQIEKEFEETLATADSYFKKKSYSLARHHYKEAQKIKPDNAYVRSQLKEIETILEANAKLEENKLLVENSKAFDEHLLKIKEQDYKALVDKGDKAIKGKYLGKAKAYYKKALDIFERDYPREKLVEIEKLKSTFKSEKEREEYERLVKSAEDEFSKKNFSVSRHYYNKAMPIATDKSLIDEKLEEIEQAIVAQKQEAIDEEFNSLAKKGNAAFKDGNLSIARFYYQKALKIKPNDKELKENLETIKKTLK
- a CDS encoding RNA-binding S4 domain-containing protein gives rise to the protein MINFKIDTEYIELIKLIKALNISESGAQAKIFVEDGQVIRNGEIEYRKRAKIRPGDKIEIFDEVIIVE